From Solidesulfovibrio carbinoliphilus subsp. oakridgensis, the proteins below share one genomic window:
- a CDS encoding pyridoxine 5'-phosphate synthase, producing the protein MPLLAVNVDHVATVRQARLAPNPDPVTAAALAELAGARAIIVHLREDRRHIQDRDVRLLRQTIKTRLHLEMAATDEMRAIALELKPHMVCLVPEKRQELTTEGGLGVAGREDELRSFVADLAKAGIPTSLFIDPDAHQIAASAAVGAAYVELHTGAFADAATPAIRQAELDRLLAAIPEARLAGLGVNLGHGLDYDNIHAFAGTSGISEYSIGHSIIARAIMTGLHEAVSTMAAIVAAFPD; encoded by the coding sequence ATGCCCCTGCTTGCGGTCAACGTCGACCACGTGGCCACCGTCCGTCAGGCGCGCCTCGCCCCGAACCCCGATCCCGTCACCGCCGCCGCCCTGGCCGAACTGGCCGGGGCCCGGGCCATCATCGTCCACCTGCGCGAGGACCGCCGCCACATCCAGGACCGCGACGTCCGCCTTCTGCGCCAGACCATAAAGACGCGGCTGCACCTGGAAATGGCCGCCACCGACGAGATGCGGGCCATCGCCCTGGAACTCAAACCCCACATGGTCTGCCTGGTGCCGGAAAAGCGCCAGGAGCTGACCACCGAGGGCGGCCTTGGCGTGGCCGGCCGGGAAGACGAGCTTCGGTCCTTCGTGGCCGACCTGGCCAAGGCCGGCATCCCGACCAGCCTTTTCATCGACCCGGACGCGCATCAGATCGCGGCCTCGGCCGCCGTCGGCGCCGCCTACGTCGAACTCCACACCGGCGCCTTCGCCGACGCCGCCACCCCGGCCATCCGCCAAGCCGAACTCGACCGGCTCCTGGCCGCCATCCCCGAAGCCCGTCTGGCCGGCCTTGGCGTCAACCTCGGCCATGGCCTCGATTACGACAATATTCACGCCTTTGCCGGCACAAGCGGCATCAGCGAATACTCCATCGGCCACAGCATCATCGCCCGGGCCATCATGACCGGCCTTCACGAGGCCGTATCCACCATGGCCGCCATTGTGGCCGCCTTTCCCGACTAG
- a CDS encoding holo-[acyl-carrier-protein] synthase, translating into MIVGVGIDLVELARLEAALARFGDRFLARILTPAERAFLPARPLPRLAGLFAAKEATVKALGTGFSQGIGFSHLEILPDAQGRPALTLAGPALVRAAALGATVWHVSITHERTTAAAVVVMEGEERKMPPAAGGDHPPRTP; encoded by the coding sequence GTGATCGTCGGTGTCGGTATCGACCTGGTGGAACTGGCCCGCCTGGAGGCCGCCCTGGCCCGTTTCGGCGACCGCTTCCTGGCCCGCATCCTCACCCCGGCCGAGCGCGCCTTCCTGCCGGCCCGTCCCCTCCCCCGCCTCGCCGGCCTCTTCGCGGCCAAGGAAGCCACGGTCAAGGCGCTCGGCACCGGCTTTTCCCAGGGCATCGGCTTCTCCCACCTGGAGATCCTGCCCGATGCCCAGGGCCGCCCGGCCCTGACCCTGGCCGGACCGGCCCTGGTCCGGGCCGCCGCCCTCGGCGCCACCGTCTGGCACGTCAGCATCACCCACGAACGCACCACCGCCGCCGCTGTCGTGGTGATGGAGGGAGAGGAGAGGAAGATGCCTCCGGCGGCCGGGGGGGATCATCCCCCCCGGACCCCCTGA
- a CDS encoding (Fe-S)-binding protein, with product MDVFLFIPCLVEHVLPQVGEATALVLRRAGVRPVLPEGQTCCGQFAYKRGRPDLVRPLARRFIELFEAAPAVVCPSASCTAMVRRYPTLFAAGDPWRDRADRVAAKTFELGEFLVDSLDCPDLGARFPIRAVLHASCQASRVLGVGDRTVRLLEAVEGLDLVPLAHPERCCGFGGAFSIDYPEVSQAILDQKIDDVLQSGAAAVITAEPSCLLNIGSALAKRGASVRPLHLAEVLAGGES from the coding sequence GTGGACGTTTTTCTTTTCATTCCCTGCCTGGTCGAGCACGTCCTGCCCCAGGTGGGCGAGGCCACGGCCCTGGTCCTGCGACGGGCCGGGGTCCGGCCGGTCCTGCCCGAGGGCCAGACCTGCTGCGGCCAGTTCGCCTACAAACGGGGCCGGCCCGATCTGGTCCGGCCGCTGGCCAGGCGGTTCATCGAACTGTTCGAAGCGGCCCCGGCGGTCGTTTGCCCCTCGGCTTCGTGCACGGCCATGGTCCGCCGCTACCCAACCCTGTTCGCGGCCGGCGACCCCTGGCGCGACCGGGCGGACCGCGTGGCGGCCAAGACCTTCGAACTGGGCGAGTTTCTGGTCGATTCCCTGGACTGCCCGGACCTTGGTGCCCGTTTTCCGATCCGGGCGGTGCTCCACGCCTCCTGCCAGGCCTCGCGCGTGCTCGGGGTCGGGGACCGGACCGTCCGGCTCCTGGAGGCGGTCGAAGGCCTGGACCTGGTGCCCCTGGCCCACCCCGAGCGGTGCTGCGGGTTTGGCGGGGCGTTCAGTATCGACTACCCGGAAGTGAGCCAGGCCATCCTCGACCAGAAGATCGACGACGTGCTGCAAAGTGGTGCCGCGGCCGTGATCACGGCCGAACCGAGCTGCCTGCTCAACATCGGCTCGGCCCTGGCCAAGCGCGGGGCCAGCGTGCGGCCCCTGCATCTGGCCGAGGTCCTGGCCGGAGGGGAATCATGA
- a CDS encoding bifunctional ADP-dependent NAD(P)H-hydrate dehydratase/NAD(P)H-hydrate epimerase, translated as MLQDERYFDPLPTPAEMTAWDAASVREGGLSFLALMENASREAMHALVGEVGDVRGKSVLLLAGPGNNGGDAVALARHLDGRGARVTIGLYRPRGRYKGAAGYNARVATRLGLAMAPLGKVDFSRADPPDILVDGLLGTGFAGELRPDMAAVVEKINTLRDRTFVFSLDIPSGLSGETGRPQPVAVTAHATVTFEAAKTGLVTAEAAPYVGKLLVRDIGIPRLVQEKHPCRAWRIAPGIKDALPAVSPTLHKGSAGRVVVVGGSRGLTGAPLLAALGALRSGAGLVSVACPGATEVALKAGYPDVMTMPMGEGGHFGPGDAAAVRQFVHGADAVALGPGLGRHPDTAGFLDALLPLPCRLVVDADGLYFLAQNPDLIPKLGPETVITPHPGEAARLLGIDIPAVEADRLASARALATRYGCVAVLKGPATVVAASDGQVAVSPVVAPNLAVGGSGDVLSGLTANLLSRPLSPLLAACLAVYWHGLGGARLAALYPIRGNLASEIAAMLPGALTE; from the coding sequence ATGCTGCAAGACGAACGGTACTTCGACCCCTTGCCGACACCGGCCGAGATGACGGCCTGGGACGCGGCCAGCGTGCGCGAGGGCGGCCTGTCGTTTCTGGCCCTCATGGAAAACGCCAGTAGAGAAGCCATGCACGCCCTGGTCGGCGAGGTCGGGGATGTTCGCGGCAAGTCGGTGCTGCTGCTGGCGGGCCCTGGCAACAACGGCGGCGACGCGGTGGCCCTGGCCCGGCACCTGGACGGCCGGGGGGCCCGGGTGACCATTGGGCTGTATCGGCCGCGCGGCCGGTATAAGGGCGCGGCCGGGTATAACGCCAGGGTGGCGACCAGGCTCGGGCTGGCCATGGCGCCCCTTGGCAAGGTGGACTTCTCCCGGGCCGATCCGCCGGACATCCTGGTCGACGGCCTGCTCGGCACCGGGTTTGCCGGCGAACTGCGGCCGGACATGGCGGCCGTGGTCGAAAAGATAAACACCTTGCGGGACCGGACCTTCGTCTTTTCCCTGGACATCCCGTCCGGCCTTTCCGGCGAGACCGGCCGGCCACAGCCCGTGGCGGTCACGGCCCATGCCACCGTCACCTTCGAGGCGGCCAAGACCGGGCTGGTCACAGCCGAGGCCGCACCCTACGTCGGCAAACTGCTCGTCCGGGACATCGGCATTCCCCGACTCGTCCAGGAGAAGCACCCCTGTCGGGCCTGGCGCATCGCGCCGGGCATCAAGGACGCCCTGCCGGCCGTCTCCCCCACGCTCCACAAGGGCAGCGCCGGCCGGGTGGTGGTGGTCGGCGGGAGCCGTGGCCTGACCGGGGCCCCGCTTCTGGCCGCCCTGGGTGCGTTGCGCTCGGGCGCGGGCCTCGTCAGCGTGGCCTGTCCCGGGGCGACGGAGGTCGCGCTCAAGGCCGGCTACCCCGACGTCATGACCATGCCCATGGGCGAGGGCGGCCACTTCGGACCTGGGGACGCCGCGGCTGTCCGGCAATTCGTCCACGGGGCCGACGCCGTGGCCCTGGGCCCGGGTCTTGGCCGCCATCCGGACACGGCCGGCTTTCTGGACGCCCTGCTCCCCCTGCCCTGCCGGCTGGTGGTCGATGCCGACGGCCTGTATTTCCTGGCCCAAAATCCGGACCTGATTCCAAAACTCGGCCCCGAGACCGTGATCACCCCCCATCCGGGCGAGGCGGCCCGGCTCCTGGGGATCGATATCCCGGCCGTGGAAGCGGATCGGCTGGCCTCGGCCCGGGCTCTCGCCACCCGCTACGGCTGCGTGGCCGTGCTCAAAGGGCCGGCCACGGTTGTGGCCGCCTCGGACGGCCAGGTGGCCGTCAGTCCCGTCGTCGCGCCGAACCTGGCGGTCGGCGGTTCCGGCGACGTGCTCTCGGGCCTCACCGCCAACCTGCTTTCCCGGCCCCTTTCCCCCTTGCTTGCCGCCTGCCTTGCAGTGTATTGGCATGGCCTCGGCGGCGCGCGCCTGGCCGCCCTCTATCCCATACGAGGCAATCTGGCCTCGGAAATCGCCGCTATGCTGCCCGGAGCTCTGACGGAGTAA
- a CDS encoding mechanosensitive ion channel family protein: protein MLRFWKSAAFGLLLCLCLSLSALAASQPDAAKAPPAGDAGPSDTAPVGPAPDKAPPPPAKPQPVAPAPAKTPSDKAGDKSPEKAEPEADQPKDWQVLLSIHQESLVQQASRFKSMEGLLPKNVRKFRSDLSALEGKLDELNLIISLSGGNPWELRAVLGDLGRIRRSTETLLAPFQESRDELDKIAVRLDSLKEEFAKRLDDDPEPEIAEALNYFLRYIKGVRGNLSSVKATLEKELAPAKDFLAGLNATDEGLRQKIPKAWKSYYFTPTTELFSLKAWGELRQRLQLWAKSNGTMLASLAHGPDAARVAGLGVKAGVGLAVLLLADLVAALRLRRRYPAFAGLGQLRRVWLLAGLGVILHWTAAGAPLMLQEILNALAEILLAAGLAVFSWFLAKSATQVGDSRPRNPLRLLWGMFSLGLLLQIADLPEPALTAVWMSLLFLFFELSRQAAPHQTGPLRLACRLTPAMAVALLVMAALGWQHLSVLALAGWFLLLAAVQTGSGLSAAVSEWQARAAREGTSVVTQSVVSGLGFPLIFLSLFFLVLYWFSTELGGQDMFLEAVSFTVAVGDVSVTLGRLALILTGFFLTRSSLSAVQSFIRDLPRLRPGVDPGVRDVLDTTSRYLFWGIYVLFALFLLGFSFTSLAVVAGGLSVGIGFGLQNIVNNFVAGLILLFGRSIQAGDTIQIDATWGQVRKVNIRNTVVQTFDNATLFVPNSDLIAGKLVNWTHRDPTVRREIAVGVAYGSDTDRVREILLEAVRNQPHVLAQPEPSVQFLNFGESSLDFKLFFWVDDVSAGLSTTSDIRFAINRRFREEGIEIPFPQREVRIVEGIDPSGGAIAAAGGD from the coding sequence ATGCTCCGTTTTTGGAAATCCGCCGCCTTCGGGCTGCTCCTTTGCCTTTGCCTGTCCCTGTCCGCCTTGGCCGCGTCCCAGCCCGACGCGGCCAAGGCGCCGCCGGCCGGGGATGCCGGCCCGTCCGACACCGCCCCGGTCGGCCCTGCCCCGGACAAGGCCCCGCCCCCGCCGGCCAAGCCCCAGCCCGTCGCCCCGGCACCCGCCAAAACCCCGTCCGACAAGGCCGGGGACAAGTCGCCCGAGAAGGCGGAACCCGAGGCCGACCAGCCCAAGGACTGGCAGGTCCTCTTGTCCATCCACCAGGAATCCCTGGTGCAGCAGGCCTCGCGCTTCAAGTCCATGGAAGGGCTTTTGCCCAAAAACGTGCGCAAATTCCGGTCCGACCTGTCGGCCCTCGAAGGCAAGCTCGATGAGTTGAACCTGATCATCAGCCTGTCCGGGGGCAACCCCTGGGAGCTGCGGGCGGTCCTCGGGGACCTGGGCCGCATCCGGCGGTCCACGGAAACGCTCCTGGCCCCGTTCCAGGAAAGCCGCGACGAGCTCGACAAGATCGCGGTGCGCCTCGATTCCCTCAAGGAGGAATTCGCCAAGCGCCTGGACGACGACCCGGAACCCGAAATCGCCGAAGCGCTCAACTACTTCCTGCGCTACATCAAGGGGGTGCGGGGCAACCTGTCGAGCGTCAAAGCCACGCTCGAAAAAGAGCTGGCCCCGGCCAAGGACTTTCTGGCCGGCCTGAACGCCACCGACGAGGGCCTGCGCCAGAAAATCCCCAAGGCCTGGAAGAGCTACTACTTCACCCCGACGACCGAGCTTTTCTCCCTCAAGGCCTGGGGCGAACTGCGGCAACGCCTGCAACTGTGGGCCAAGTCCAACGGCACCATGCTCGCCTCCCTGGCCCACGGCCCGGACGCCGCCCGCGTCGCCGGCCTCGGGGTCAAGGCCGGCGTGGGGTTGGCCGTGCTCCTGCTGGCCGATCTGGTGGCCGCCCTGCGCCTGCGTCGCCGCTACCCCGCCTTTGCGGGCCTTGGCCAACTGCGCCGCGTCTGGCTCCTGGCCGGTCTTGGCGTCATCCTCCACTGGACGGCCGCGGGCGCGCCGCTCATGCTCCAGGAAATCTTAAACGCCCTGGCCGAAATCCTGCTCGCCGCCGGACTGGCCGTCTTCTCCTGGTTCCTGGCCAAGTCCGCCACCCAGGTGGGCGACAGCCGGCCGCGAAATCCCCTGCGCCTTTTGTGGGGCATGTTTTCGCTGGGTCTTTTGCTCCAGATCGCGGACCTGCCCGAGCCGGCCCTGACCGCCGTCTGGATGAGCCTTTTGTTCCTCTTTTTCGAGCTTTCCCGCCAGGCGGCCCCGCATCAGACCGGCCCGCTGCGGCTGGCCTGCCGCCTGACCCCGGCCATGGCTGTGGCCCTGCTCGTCATGGCGGCCCTGGGCTGGCAGCACCTGTCCGTCCTGGCCCTGGCCGGCTGGTTTCTGCTCCTGGCCGCAGTCCAGACGGGATCGGGCCTGTCCGCCGCGGTGTCCGAATGGCAGGCCCGGGCGGCCCGCGAGGGAACTTCGGTCGTCACGCAGTCCGTCGTCTCGGGCCTCGGGTTTCCGCTCATTTTCCTGTCGCTGTTCTTTCTTGTCCTCTACTGGTTTTCGACAGAGCTCGGCGGCCAGGACATGTTTCTGGAAGCCGTGTCCTTTACCGTGGCCGTGGGCGACGTCAGCGTGACCCTTGGCCGGCTGGCCCTTATCCTCACCGGCTTTTTCCTGACCCGATCGAGCCTGAGCGCCGTCCAGTCGTTCATCCGGGACCTGCCGCGCCTGCGGCCCGGCGTCGATCCGGGCGTGCGCGACGTGCTCGACACCACGAGCCGCTATCTCTTCTGGGGCATCTACGTTCTCTTCGCCCTGTTCCTCCTTGGCTTTTCCTTTACGAGCCTGGCGGTCGTGGCTGGCGGTCTGTCCGTCGGCATCGGCTTTGGCCTGCAAAACATCGTCAACAACTTCGTGGCCGGCCTGATCCTTCTTTTTGGCCGTTCCATCCAGGCCGGGGACACCATCCAGATCGACGCCACCTGGGGCCAGGTCCGAAAGGTCAACATCCGAAACACCGTCGTCCAGACCTTTGACAACGCCACGCTCTTTGTCCCCAATTCGGACCTCATCGCCGGCAAGCTCGTCAACTGGACCCACCGGGACCCGACCGTGCGCCGGGAAATTGCCGTGGGTGTGGCCTACGGCTCGGACACCGACCGGGTCCGCGAGATCCTTCTCGAAGCGGTTCGCAACCAGCCCCATGTGCTGGCACAGCCCGAGCCGTCGGTGCAGTTTCTCAATTTCGGCGAGAGTTCCCTTGATTTCAAACTCTTTTTCTGGGTGGATGACGTCTCGGCCGGGCTTTCGACCACCTCCGACATCCGGTTCGCCATCAACCGGCGGTTTCGCGAGGAAGGCATCGAGATCCCCTTCCCCCAGCGCGAGGTCCGCATCGTCGAAGGCATCGACCCGTCAGGCGGCGCCATCGCGGCCGCGGGCGGGGACTGA
- a CDS encoding CBS domain-containing protein, with translation MLKAKDVMTADVVTITEDTEISVAAKLLFDRGFNGVPVLNAAGALTGILCQADLVAQQKKLSLPSVFSLLDGFIPLGSMKDLDREVEKMSALTATHAMTRNPATVAPETGIDEVASLMTDKGYHSVPVVDAGKVVGIIGMRDILGTLLEKK, from the coding sequence ATGCTCAAAGCCAAGGACGTGATGACCGCAGACGTCGTCACCATCACCGAAGACACGGAAATCAGCGTTGCCGCCAAGCTCCTTTTCGACAGGGGATTCAACGGTGTGCCGGTCCTTAACGCCGCAGGCGCCCTCACCGGCATCCTGTGCCAGGCCGATCTGGTGGCCCAGCAGAAAAAGCTGTCCCTGCCCTCGGTCTTTTCCCTGCTCGACGGCTTCATTCCGCTCGGGTCCATGAAGGACCTGGACCGGGAAGTGGAAAAGATGTCGGCGCTTACCGCCACCCACGCCATGACCAGGAACCCGGCCACCGTGGCTCCGGAGACCGGCATCGACGAGGTGGCCTCGCTCATGACCGACAAGGGCTACCACAGCGTCCCGGTGGTGGACGCCGGCAAAGTCGTCGGCATCATCGGCATGCGCGACATTCTGGGCACCCTGCTGGAGAAGAAATAG
- a CDS encoding UDP-glucose dehydrogenase family protein, whose product MNLCIVGTGYVGLVSAACFAEMGNDVCCVDINPAIVENLRQGKIHIYEPGLDELVKRNVAEGRLRFTTKVSEGMENALFVFITVGTPPREDGSCDLSFVYQVARDIGAHMTDYKIVVDKSTVPVGTADEVRKLIGEELKKRGELFEYDVVSNPEFLKEGDAINDFFKPDRVVVGTDNVRTGELLKALYAPYARSREKVIVMSVRSAEMTKYAANCMLATKISFINEVANICEQVGADVREVRMGIGSDHRIGYQFIYPGLGYGGSCFPKDVKALIDTARQYKFEPELLAAVDEVNKRQKHTLSRKIEAYFEPQGGLKGKTLALWGLAFKANTDDVREASAFELIKDVTAKGMRVVAFDPVAGPNTREHFKGNELLTVVDEQYAVLEKADCLAVVTEWNQFRNPDFGRIKKMLKAPIIFDGRNLYSPQLLADLGMVYFCIGRRTPKA is encoded by the coding sequence ATGAATCTTTGTATCGTAGGCACCGGTTACGTCGGTCTGGTGAGCGCCGCCTGCTTCGCCGAGATGGGCAATGATGTGTGCTGTGTGGACATCAATCCCGCCATCGTCGAAAATCTGCGCCAGGGCAAAATCCACATCTACGAGCCGGGACTCGATGAACTGGTCAAACGCAACGTGGCCGAAGGCCGTCTGCGTTTCACCACCAAGGTGTCGGAGGGCATGGAGAACGCGCTGTTCGTGTTCATCACCGTCGGCACCCCGCCCCGCGAGGACGGCTCCTGCGACCTTTCGTTTGTCTATCAGGTGGCCCGCGATATCGGCGCCCATATGACGGATTACAAGATCGTGGTGGACAAATCCACCGTGCCGGTCGGCACGGCCGACGAGGTCCGCAAGCTCATTGGCGAGGAACTCAAAAAACGCGGCGAACTGTTCGAGTACGACGTGGTCTCCAACCCCGAGTTCCTCAAGGAAGGCGACGCCATCAACGACTTTTTCAAGCCCGACCGGGTGGTCGTCGGCACGGACAATGTCCGCACCGGCGAACTGCTGAAGGCGCTCTACGCGCCCTACGCCCGCAGTCGGGAAAAAGTCATCGTCATGAGCGTGCGCTCGGCCGAAATGACCAAGTATGCGGCCAACTGCATGCTGGCCACCAAGATTTCCTTCATCAACGAAGTGGCCAACATCTGCGAGCAGGTCGGTGCCGACGTGCGCGAAGTGCGCATGGGCATCGGTTCGGACCACCGCATCGGCTACCAATTCATCTACCCGGGCCTGGGCTACGGCGGCTCGTGCTTCCCCAAGGATGTCAAGGCGCTCATCGACACCGCCCGGCAGTACAAGTTCGAGCCCGAGCTCCTGGCTGCGGTCGACGAGGTCAACAAGCGCCAGAAGCACACCCTGAGCCGCAAGATCGAAGCCTACTTCGAGCCGCAGGGCGGCCTCAAGGGCAAGACGCTGGCTCTCTGGGGCCTGGCGTTTAAGGCCAACACCGACGATGTGCGCGAGGCCTCGGCCTTCGAGCTCATCAAGGACGTCACGGCCAAGGGCATGCGCGTGGTGGCCTTCGACCCGGTCGCCGGCCCCAACACGCGTGAACACTTCAAGGGCAACGAGCTGCTGACCGTCGTGGACGAGCAGTACGCCGTGCTTGAGAAGGCCGATTGCCTGGCCGTGGTCACGGAATGGAACCAGTTCCGCAACCCGGATTTCGGGCGCATCAAGAAAATGCTCAAGGCCCCGATCATCTTCGACGGCCGCAACCTCTATTCGCCCCAGCTCCTGGCCGATCTCGGCATGGTCTACTTCTGCATCGGCCGCCGGACCCCCAAGGCCTAG
- a CDS encoding bactofilin family protein yields MFGRSTKKKPRHDAISAFLGAGTQYHGQFNFQGIVRIDGGVIGDIVSDGMLVLGEEGYVEGRIRVAELVASGRIVGNVEAARRVVLHKTANLRGNLASPVLVIEDGAVINGLVRMAAPPAACLAEGSVPRALASGTGDNVPETAGN; encoded by the coding sequence ATGTTTGGACGCTCCACGAAAAAAAAGCCCCGCCATGACGCCATCTCGGCTTTTCTGGGGGCCGGCACCCAGTACCACGGCCAATTCAATTTCCAGGGCATCGTGCGCATCGACGGCGGCGTCATCGGCGACATCGTTTCCGACGGCATGCTGGTGCTTGGCGAGGAAGGCTACGTGGAAGGCCGCATCCGCGTGGCCGAACTGGTGGCCAGCGGCCGGATCGTCGGCAATGTGGAAGCCGCCCGGCGCGTGGTCCTGCACAAGACCGCCAACCTGCGCGGCAACCTGGCCTCCCCGGTCCTGGTTATCGAAGACGGCGCGGTCATAAACGGCCTGGTGCGCATGGCCGCACCCCCGGCCGCCTGCCTGGCCGAAGGCTCCGTCCCCCGCGCCCTGGCCTCCGGGACCGGGGACAATGTCCCGGAAACGGCGGGAAATTAG
- the tsaE gene encoding tRNA (adenosine(37)-N6)-threonylcarbamoyltransferase complex ATPase subunit type 1 TsaE has protein sequence MDPSPSILLSLPNEAATLALGRALARLLADPGTRAALLLRGGLGSGKTTLVRGLAEALPGGEDAEVASPSFNLVNIYPTRPETCHVDLYRIAGGDPSVEEHLEAAADQDAIVAVEWAEYLPRTLVPADRLEIEWLPAETGRRCRVSACGPRGRAALHGLVAACPDLAV, from the coding sequence ATGGATCCCAGCCCATCCATACTGCTTTCGCTGCCGAACGAGGCGGCCACCCTGGCCCTTGGCCGCGCCCTGGCCCGGCTTCTGGCCGATCCGGGCACGCGGGCGGCCCTGCTCTTGCGCGGCGGGCTCGGATCGGGCAAAACCACCCTCGTTCGCGGCCTGGCCGAGGCCCTTCCCGGCGGGGAAGACGCCGAGGTGGCCAGCCCCAGCTTCAACCTCGTCAACATCTATCCCACACGGCCCGAAACCTGCCATGTGGACCTCTACCGGATCGCGGGCGGCGACCCGTCCGTGGAGGAGCACCTGGAGGCGGCCGCCGACCAGGACGCCATCGTGGCCGTGGAATGGGCCGAATACCTGCCCCGGACACTGGTGCCCGCCGATCGCCTGGAGATCGAGTGGCTGCCGGCCGAAACCGGCAGGCGGTGCCGGGTGTCGGCTTGCGGCCCGCGCGGCCGGGCGGCCCTTCACGG
- a CDS encoding citrate/2-methylcitrate synthase has translation MNELDSATLTFEGKSIDLSVIHGDHVEKGLDIRKLRAQTGWITLDPGYANTAVCKSAITHIDGEAGVVLFRGYDLEELAQKATFVETAMLVMFGELPTRPEREQFRVMLRDQELLHEDLLSHLDGFPPNGHPMAILSAMINAMGSYYPELYDITSPADFRLAAAKIMSKVRTIAAFCFRKSQGMPLNYPNPNLDYCRNFLHMMFSVPFWTYEAPDPVVRALSIFMMCHADQALDTSCATVRMVGSSQANLFASVSSGICALWGRHHGGASSAAIRMFEDVEAGRTTVPRIIEAAKSHTGRLMGFGQRVFHVEDPRARIIKTTYQNLVATGYAKRDTFHDIAQEIEERASADEYFATRQLFPNTNFYSSLLLRALNFPPNMFPVITAMGNMPGWIAHWNEEANSPDQRIQRPRQIYTGRKRHAYTPMEKR, from the coding sequence ATGAACGAACTCGACTCCGCGACCCTGACATTTGAGGGCAAGAGCATCGATTTGTCCGTGATCCACGGCGATCATGTGGAAAAAGGCCTGGATATCCGAAAACTTCGCGCCCAGACCGGCTGGATCACCCTGGATCCGGGCTACGCCAACACGGCGGTCTGCAAAAGCGCCATCACCCATATCGACGGCGAAGCCGGCGTGGTGCTCTTTCGCGGCTACGATCTCGAAGAGTTGGCCCAAAAGGCCACGTTCGTGGAAACGGCCATGCTCGTCATGTTCGGCGAACTGCCCACGCGCCCCGAACGCGAACAGTTCCGGGTCATGCTGCGCGACCAGGAACTCCTCCATGAGGACCTCTTGAGCCACCTCGACGGCTTTCCGCCCAACGGCCACCCCATGGCCATCCTGTCGGCCATGATCAACGCCATGGGCAGCTACTACCCCGAGCTCTACGACATCACCTCGCCGGCGGATTTCCGTCTGGCCGCGGCCAAGATCATGAGCAAGGTCCGCACCATAGCCGCCTTCTGCTTTCGCAAGTCCCAGGGGATGCCGCTCAACTATCCCAATCCGAACCTGGATTACTGCCGCAATTTCCTGCACATGATGTTTTCCGTGCCCTTCTGGACCTATGAGGCGCCGGATCCGGTGGTGCGGGCCTTGAGCATCTTCATGATGTGCCACGCCGACCAGGCGCTTGACACCTCCTGCGCCACGGTGCGCATGGTCGGCTCCAGCCAAGCCAACCTTTTCGCCTCGGTCTCCTCCGGCATCTGCGCCCTGTGGGGCCGCCACCACGGCGGCGCCAGCTCGGCCGCCATCCGCATGTTCGAGGACGTCGAGGCCGGCCGCACCACCGTTCCGCGCATCATCGAGGCGGCCAAGTCCCATACCGGCCGACTCATGGGCTTTGGCCAGCGGGTATTTCACGTTGAGGATCCGCGGGCCCGGATCATCAAGACCACCTACCAGAACCTCGTGGCCACGGGCTACGCCAAGCGCGACACCTTCCACGACATCGCCCAGGAAATCGAAGAACGGGCCAGCGCCGACGAGTACTTCGCCACGCGCCAGCTTTTTCCGAACACCAATTTCTATTCGAGCCTGCTCCTGCGGGCCCTCAACTTTCCGCCCAACATGTTCCCGGTCATAACGGCCATGGGCAACATGCCCGGCTGGATCGCCCACTGGAACGAGGAGGCCAACTCCCCGGACCAGCGCATCCAGCGTCCGCGCCAGATTTATACCGGCCGCAAGCGCCACGCCTACACGCCCATGGAAAAGCGCTAG